The DNA window aaaaaaaGGGTAGTGATTAGTTGAGagtattttgtatatattttagtaCTCTCCTCCtccaagaaagaaagaaggcatcatctctcattcattcattcattcaagtTTATCGATCATAATATCTGATTCAAGTACTCTACAACACACAGCAGCAAACAATGGTGAATCCCATTCATGAATGGTGGGAAAGGGGGAAGCTTTTGGGTTCCGGCGGTTTTGGGATGGTGAGCGAGGCCCGTCCTCTCCCTGGCACCCCTCTCTTCGATCACCTTCCCCAATTGATGGCAGTCAAATCATCTCGGAACGGCGAATCTCTCCgcattgagaaacaaatgcTGTCCAAATTCAAAGGTCATCCAAACATTCTCCGTTATTATGGGACCGATATCACTAATGAAAAAACAGAAAAAGGAATCAACGTTCCtctttataatatattcttGGAATACGCCTCTGGCGGATGCTTAGCAGATGAAATCGCCAAGACCCGTGGACTAGGATTACTTGAGGAAGATGTTAAACATTACCTTAAGGGAATATTGCTTGGTTTGGAAAAGATTCATAAATCGGGTGTTATTCATTGCGATATAAAACCAGAAAACATCTTGATCGCTGATGACAGAGTTCCAAAGATTGCGGATTTCGGGTTGGCGATGAAAGGGGCGGGAGTGAATTCGAAAAGGCCAGGGACGCCGGAGTTTATGGCGCCAGAAATTATAAGACATGGAGTTTATACTACGGCGGCGGATATTTGGTCGTTGGGATGTACTGTTTTACAGATGATCAATGGAAGGAATGTATGGGGAATCCCTTTTAAGAGTAAATATATTAGTTTGGTTGGAGGTTATAATGTGATTCCAGAAATCCCAAGTGGATTAATATCCTTGGATGGTAAAGATTTCTTGAACAAGTGTTTTGTGAGGGACCCTTTGAGGCGATGGACCGCTAAATCGTTACTTAACCATCCCTTCTTAGCGCAACAAAAAGAGAACACCAACTTCGAATTAGATCGGAACAACCCCACCAATGATTTATCTTCACTTGTCAGAGAATTGAAATTTTAGTATACTCGCTTCAAAATCAACTTCAGATAACCTCTCTTCTAGCTTATTGGCCAACTACAGCAGCCTATTTGAGGTTACGGGGATCCATCTGTCAAACTGTTAATTCCCCTTTAAAGTGCTTGTAATAATTgagatataaatattatgtatttttaaaaaaaatcaataagtaTAAAGGATAAATGGATGGAACAAAGATATaagataaaagtataatattcatttgattctttttattttcattaataatttctcctcttcttaatatttacatttttttttttttaccgcATCTaagttttttctttcaattattattattaaaaaaacataataatttttctcttaaattttttttattattctaaatatcttttttttttaaattattgtacatACTTACatcttaattatttctctctcaaaattttattttcctttattttttaaataaatttaaatttatttttaatattaaaattaattaaaattaaaataaataatattttatattaataaattgcataatttaattaaaaagtaaaatatcagtaaaataaacttatccaaataaaatcaatcaattgtatcctaacatgttttataataataaaaatgagtttatACTTTATAATGGTATGTAATATGTACAGTAATTTAacaaaactatatttataattaataaaataaatttaaagatagaaattattaagtgtattttaataataataataactaaaaatatttaatatatatattaaatgtatcccattcaaaaaagaaaaaatgtgtATATTAAGAaactaaacaaattattaataaaaataaaaaataaataaatattttacttaatcaGCAAGTCTAATAACTCTTGTCCATCATTTCTTACCGTTTCACTATAAATATTTGACTACTTTATTGTTactcataatttaatttctaacataGTTTCATAAATTTTACATTCTTTGTTTAACTAACTTTTTTAAGCTTATTTAATTGACTAATGTAATTTAATGAGTGTGTTTGTGTTACGATCCACGAACAAGAAAACACACCCTCCTCGGTCCTATGAAGCAATTGGGCCAGCTTTATGTTCtgtttaataattcattttttatcttctcttatatttctttaaaaccaaattctgttattttgaaaagttgttgtaacaagtttgtaACCGACTTTTGGGTAATTCAacctctttaaatgctgatgtcCACCCACTTTTTGGgtctatgaattgaatattttggaacttggtgctctaagttatctctcggccctcatcCCCCTTCTAGGACcgctaggtgtattctagtggtATTCTCTTATCACCTCGATTTCTTCTctcttaacctcgaattctttcctcactctatgtccgctgcgtttgagtattgaattctatcatcggtcctaaaaatcaagaacttgtttcttgaactaaagaactcgaaaggctcgaTTATAGTTAAaagcttaacatattggtatcagagctgggcgattctcaacatggtatgAACTCGCCAGCAATCAAAGATGGATGCCCTCAAGGCCCTTATTGAAAACAtgtcccaacaaacagctgcaatgcaagctgccatagaccgaagatttgatgcggctgaagaaagaatggcagcctttgagagcggggcatctggaaatgtgcaagaaccccgccacagaccctatgaagataattcttgccacggtcatTCCTCATTTAGGCCCcagcaccctggccagaaccgcgaccatCACTATGCTCCtcccactcggctaaccaaggtcgattttcctcggtttgatgggtcggatgtcgagggctggctaatatctGCTGAGCAATTTTTCAAGGTGGATAAAACTAGGGATGCCACGAAACTAGAAACTGcacccattcacttttctggcgaagcaagaatgtggtatggaTCTTATCTACAGAATCGAGACCATATGGAGGCCCtatcttgggacgtgttcaagagagatCTTATGACGCAATTCGGACCAACTATACATGACACTCGAATGAGACAGTTGATGAATCtgaaacaggttgggtcggttcaataTTATAATCTGCAATATATGTtgatctctcaaaaactctacaaCATGCCAAGGGAATAcgtcatagattgctacttgtctGGTCTAAGGAAGGAAATTGCAAACTGtatcaggttgcgattcccgGATTCTCTAAACGAAGCAAtgtatcggtccttaatgagcaatGAGAATTTGTACAGTGCCGAGCCACCACTACTGCCCAATCCGAGCAACGTCAAACCAAGTTGGCAAGGCACGAACAGAACCCCATACATAAAGCTGAgctcatcatatgggtcctcttcgaGTGCAAATCAGGGCCAtattaagcaattagacccggtctcaatggatgaaaagagaaagaagggcctatgctacacttgcgatgaaaaatggcaaccaaaccacaggtgtaaatcaaagttattcatggtctcggccaatgaTCAAGAAGTCGCCCCCAAGTCTCCAAAAACCTGCTCCGGAGGTAGACCTTGATGATTCTCTTGTGCAGCCTGACGCAGTGGAAGAActagccatatccttacatgcattgACGGGTTCTAAAACCTTTCAAATGCTCCAGATTCTTGGTAAGCTTTATCAAGCAAATATGAAGGTATTGACAATGACAGGGTATGATATTGTGCTGGGAATCGAATGGTTGATTACTCTAGGTCCTTCAAAATGGGACTTTGAAAAATTAACACTCTCTTTTAAAAGGGAAGGGATAACCACGGTCTTGCAAGGCATACCCCATACACAAATCAATTTAATGAAGGGTGATGCAGAAGTTATAAGTATTCAATGCCCAGAGATGCTAGCAGCAAGGAGGCAAACAAGACAACACTCTCTTCGTCGGGGTCGACGAAATTCTGATGGgggagatgatgttacgatccaCGAACAAGAAAACACACCCTCCTCGGTCCTATGAAGCAATTGGGCCAGctttatgttttgtttaataattcatcttttatcttctcttatatttctttaaaatcaaattctgttattttgggaagttgttgtaacaagtttgtaaccgactcttgggtaattcagtctctttaaatgctgatgctcACCCCACTTTtgggggctatgaattgaatattttggaacttggtgctctaagttatctctcggtcCTCATCCCCCTTCTAGGACCGCTAGTTGAATTctagtggtattctcttctcacctcggtttcttctctcttaacctcgaattatttcctcactctatgtccgctgcgtttgagtattgaattctaTCATCGTGCCTAGCAATCAAGAACTTGTTTGTTGAActaaagaactcgaaaggctcggtTATAGTTAAAAGCTTAACAGTTTGTTTGGTTTTAAAGATCTTATTGTCTTTTTCTTtctaaacttttattattatcaacagggattaaattttttatttttcttttatttttaattatttatctttagatattttgaatttttttattttagtagtcTATATCTCATAATTTACTataattttcacaattttttttttttgtaaaagtaGATTATGAaccgatttttattttattttattcaattattttttaaaattctaaatatatatttaaatttaacattttaatattaaaataatgtttgtagACTTGCTTTTTACcccatttataattatatataatctcaaGCCAACCATCTCTATAATGTCATCCATTGGGTtccaatttaattaaattttgtttaattaaattttggatattttaaaataaccctATAAGggataaatagataaatatagtACACTAGATaatatgaaaacaaataaattaattaattaatatatattttgtgataaCTGTGATTGAAttcttataagaaaaaaaatgagggtTAAAAgagacaaataaataataagaatcaAAACAAGGTTAAAGCTATAAATGGGGTTGTGTGGCTATTTTTTACTCTGCAATTTtctagtttatatttttaatgaatcaattagttaatttagaaGTTAGTTATATAGTTTTGACAAAATAGTTTTCAAAATTAAGTTTTGATTAAGTTTCTTTGTTTAATTAGTTTGTTAGTTAGGTAGTtccattttaattgattaatattttttttgcagGGTATGGAAACTATGGTGAAAGGATTCAACTAAGGACAGGAGTTCGATCGTTAATTATTTGAtgataaaatgttaattatttgatgataaaatgaatttaaaaggaattaaaaatcgattttgataaactctttaaataaaaatgaaatctaATAATCTTGTGTAacagaaattatttttaatctttgtaGGAAGATTTTGGACCATTAGATGAGCGCTCAAATCTCATCCAACAGCCCAAAATGCTCTAGGCCCCGCTACAACGGATTTAACGCGCAAATAACCGCActggatcaactaacgggattgactaaccccgttagtcaagcCATTGATCTCCCAACGAAACGCGGACATCATCAAACGAAACAACGTCGTTTAAGTCTTCTTTTTCGTTGGGACGTAGGGCTCACCGGAATCGCGACCTAGCcattgttatacatgtttgttaacatgttagaatgATTTGCAAGCAACTGTAATCAtatttgataaaactgaaattttaaaattcaagcataaaattaaattttaaaaatatgttttcttGGTTTTAATCCGAGTTTTTTGAttaaattagttgttatacatgtttttaacatgttaaaatgaATTTCAAACAACTGTTTCACCACTtcgaacaaatattattttgaaattttttggattttgattcaatcttcaaaaattgttttaatgataattatttcaaaattaatggaacaaaaacccggccttgaaatgacctaatttgaaagatcccaaaatttgatcTAGAAATTGTGTTTTAAAACTGATCATTGTAAGGATTTCAAAattgtgatttatgttagggattttgtggtcttcatgatcatatgaacttatGAACTTACTGTAGTTTACGCATCATAATTTCATGATcgcaatcaaaagttatggactTCAGAAATTTTGGACCAAAACAAAAACACTCGGTCCTATGGTTTAGCCTGGGACCAAAGATCCTCGGTCATGTTCTTCAGCAGGGATCGAGAAAACGCACATTGACCGTGGATCCTAGGACCGGTTTATTCATATAGGACCAAGCCCTAGGACAGATTTTTCGAACCTAGGACCGTGAAAGTCGACTAAGAAATTGACCTAGGACCAAGCCCTCCTCTAAGCATAGGACCGATATTTCTAACCCTAGGATCGAGCCCTcctcttagcctaggaccggtgtttctaaccctaggaccgaacTTTCCTCatagcctaggaccgatgtttctaaccctaggactgaGCCCTCACTTAGACTAGGACGGGTAAACCTAACCATAACCCTAAACCTAAGATCGATGGCTACCTAAGACTAGGAACGAGCACCTAGACCGGTAGACTAGACCTGGGACCGACCCTCCTTAGTCTTCGACCGTGCCATCCAAGTTTCAGACCGAGCCTCCTGAGCCTAGGACCGAGCTCTCCAGTCCCTTGACCCATGCGACCGAGGCACGGTATAAACCACCCCAATCTTGACCGAGCCCGACCGAGTCTAGATCGACCCAACCAAATCCAGAACCTAGGACttcggtcctaaggcctatttggttccacttttcaaaatccaaaattatttttataattttggaacccgaacccattttcaaataattccaaaaggtcagaaaatgatatttttatatttttagggtgTTTCCTAAACCAATGCTTTCGATAAGACCccgtttagaatttatttttaaattctaacattttctctaatattttcaggttttgttaaatttgaatACCAGCGTAACATGTACACAccctttttaaataattttgtacaattactTAAAGTTCATCCTTGTTTAAGACTCTTGGAATACTAATTAAAGGTAATAAATGTTATAGTTGGATTTATAAAAGccatattttgtttattttagaagaattttcGAAAACCGTTCTTAGGCGGGCCCATAGGACATAGCATGAAAGCCCTTTCCCAACATAAACAGACAACGAACCaccattttttcaaaaactctagTACTCGAAATACGTTtttacatatatcattttatttattttcataaaatctcttgacgactctgatttcaaataaatattctttttagattagttatgtttgattaatttaaaccgggtttaagttaaattgttatttagcctccaagattatttaaatttgaacgaaagattaattattttacataataaatttCTTCTGCTCCAggtattatcaatattttttaaaaactaaatgtttcattttaaaaggaTCCTAACacacaaaccaaggttgaaacggATCGAACCTCAAGCCATCCTGCGATATGATATTTCCCCTATATTGCCACGTGTCCGCCTCATCGTGATACGTGCTAAGATATGGGACCAAGAGGTAGAGATGACCGTTTCTAGGGacattacaatattatatatgaaaacaTTATGGGCCTCCCCAATAATTCAATAAATCCATAATCTCTCATTTTTACCCTTTTTTTTAGTCGTCCACCTTCCTACCTTTATGGTCCTTCTAGTTGCCCACCTCATCTTTAACTTTAAGAATATCTAAATTATTCACATATCTAGCTATTTCACTAgtaataaaccgaattcgaatttatttaaattggttCGGTTTTCAaactttcttaaaaaaataaatatttgaaaaacccGAACCAAAAACTCGAATAAGTCAAAAACTGAATCGATGAACAACCCTAGCTCTAATATCTTTGCAATCTAGGTTAAGGTCCTTCTCAGATATAAGAGAAATCTTAGCTTAAATACCTAAGCCTAACCCTATATGTTAGTTAATTAAGAAACTTGGGATCTGAAGTTTAAGGACTTGGCTAGGGTGCCTAGGGAGTTTCCGAGGTTGAGGTTGGGTTAATTAGAAAGATATCCTCTAAGGCTTTATTTTGGTAGATCATTCACCTCATTTGGCAATATAGAATTCCTCATCGGTCGTTAAATATTATGAATCTTTATCAATGATTACCGTGTCGCGTGGTATCTATTGGTCGACATATATCGAATAACGTACTATGACTGATATGTACGAGTAGTTGGTGATCACACCTTTAATTTTATTGCTAGTTTAACTCGTATGGTGCATCCTAGATTTATTAATCTTCGGTTGAAGCTTTGATGCCCTAAACTTGATATAGTCGGGTTGCGGGCTTTTTCTCCATAGATACACCATCCATGATGGACTGAGGCTAATATCAATTGGTAGTTAGTTCTTAAACCGTCAATTTGATAGTTCATATGTGTCTAATGGAATTTGTAGCTAAATGTTTCGTCATTTGAAGTCTAACCTACCTTTACTTAGCTCTTACGACATACACTATTCTTCAAATGGCTCTCCCATTATATAGAGGTTGAATTACGTTTCAAAGCTAGTACCAAGTTATTCATTTGCTTCTTTTGATCATTTGGATAATTCATGAGAAACTTTTGGTGCACCCTAGCTCGACTCTTGTTGATAGAACCCGAGTGGCTCTTAGTTGCTTCGGTTGATACACCACTTACTTTTAGATGCAAATTAGATTGACACCTCGGGGTTTAAAAACCATTTGTAGCCACGCTCAATGCTAACCTTTTGGTTACTCATTAACTCGATTTGGTCTCATagttgttagaatataagataatatatatatatatgtaagatattatcacaatattataaattgtgatgctataaatattatattaaaataaatatctgtaagatattatcaaaatatgataaattgtgataatatcaatattatcttatattattatattagttttattataatcttaatgtaatgtatatataatagacataacttatgtaattcaaaatatcatttcaatACAATATTTCTCTTTTCTAACACGGTATTAAAGCTAAAGTTTTCTTCTTGAGCTACAAAATCAAGTCTTCCGCTGACTTCATGAACGGTTACTTTAGTAATTGATGGAGGACTTTAATAatgctttattaattattattattattttaataatttttttctttttaaataattttgttaattttttatttcttcggCATTC is part of the Impatiens glandulifera chromosome 1, dImpGla2.1, whole genome shotgun sequence genome and encodes:
- the LOC124926918 gene encoding mitogen-activated protein kinase kinase kinase 20-like, yielding MVNPIHEWWERGKLLGSGGFGMVSEARPLPGTPLFDHLPQLMAVKSSRNGESLRIEKQMLSKFKGHPNILRYYGTDITNEKTEKGINVPLYNIFLEYASGGCLADEIAKTRGLGLLEEDVKHYLKGILLGLEKIHKSGVIHCDIKPENILIADDRVPKIADFGLAMKGAGVNSKRPGTPEFMAPEIIRHGVYTTAADIWSLGCTVLQMINGRNVWGIPFKSKYISLVGGYNVIPEIPSGLISLDGKDFLNKCFVRDPLRRWTAKSLLNHPFLAQQKENTNFELDRNNPTNDLSSLVRELKF